In Lathyrus oleraceus cultivar Zhongwan6 chromosome 2, CAAS_Psat_ZW6_1.0, whole genome shotgun sequence, the DNA window GTGTATTGTTTTGGTTAAAAACATCCCCAATAGCTTTAATTTAATGTAGTAGTAAAATTATTAATTCCATAGAGGAGAATTATGAATTAAGTGGAAGTAGTGGAAATAAATATTTATCCTTTAACTGTTGTAGACTACGTGGCAAATAGAAGATTGAGTTCCATAGTTACTTCCCTGGTGTTCCAAAGTAAACGTGGAGAATCTGCGGAAATAAATATGAAATACCTGTTCCGTCCAAAAAGAAAGTTAATAACCGCATAACAACATTATTACAAGTATATGGATATGGAAATAGAAAAGCAAAGTGGtagagaaaataaaaataaaaataaaaataatatataaatagGATCGAATAGTTGGCGCAATTTGGCACTCATAGACAGTAGTTGGAGGACAGAACACATGAAAGCAAAGCTTTGTACTTGGCAGCGGCGACTGTTACAATAAAACTTTACTGTTCATTCATTTTCTCCGTCTCCCTCTTCAACTCAACTCAACTCAACTCAACTCAACTCAACCAAACCAGGTACTACTCACTCTCCTCTCTCTTTTTCTCACCAATTTCAAATTCCAAACCTTTTCTATCTAACTACCTTCAACTTTTCGATCCGATCTCTTTATCTCTTTTCGTGTTTTTTTATCTATTACTTTCTCACAATATTCTTTTTATTTCTGCTTTGGGGgtaaaattagggtttcttttCTTTCGTTCTTTCTATCTGGAAAACTAAACCCTAACTTTACAAATGCTGCCTCACTGTGTAGAACTAAACTCGCCCCATATGGATTCCAGCTCTCCCAATGGTGACAAAATAGATTGTCAAGTTCCTGTAACTCCTGAAGTTGTCAAGGAAAATGCTGATTTTGAATTGCAATCCCCTCTCACACTCACCGTCGTCAGAAAACAACTTAACCAGACAACCATTCATTCTGGCCCTAAGGATGTTCTTGTCGACTCTTTTGCGGATACTCGCAAGAATCTCAATGATTCCAGGAGCTCTGTTGTACGCTGTCTTCCTTTCCGTGCTGATTCTCGTTCCGATCTCGATATCTTTGAATCACTACACGACAGTCTCTTTCAATTCATTCTTTCTAAGCAAATGGAGGAGAGGCTCCTCACTCCAATGTCCAATGTGCAACAAGATGAATGTAAATCGCCTCCTCCCCAGCTCCGTTTCACAGGAATTGCTCATACTTGTCCTCCTGCGCCTCGCAAGCTCAAACATCAACCCAAGGCCATTCTAATGGAGCTATGCAAGAAGCTTGAATTCTGACTCACTCCAACAGATTTCTGTACTTGTGCTGCTCATTTTGAGATTCTATGTCTTATTAATTTGTATCTTAGTTAGTTATTGTTATTTTTTTGAATGATACTATAATTTTAGACCAAATAACTGCATCTGACCAACCTCATATAGATGGATGTAGCAGCAGCATGACCATCAATATTGTATAACTACACTAATTACTTTGTGCTAAATAAATCATTCAGATCCGGTTGAATTTAATGGGGAGATTTACTCTTGTTATTTCACTTATTTGTGTGATTATTAGTAGAAATGTTAATCTTTTGAAATTCATTGTTTTGGGTGTCCCTAGCAGTACTTGGATTGGAGTTATGCCAGCTTGATTCTTGAACGTTCTTTCCTCTATTAAGAAAAGGAAATGATCAATCAAGACACTGGGGACTGATTTTGTTTCAACTCATCTCTTCATATTATTTTGTGGGAGCTTTGTAAAAAATGAAACTTTGCATATGTATGTTGAGAGGTGTGAGCCCCATTGCATTAATTTGGGAAGTCTCACTTTTTGGTGTTCAGAGAGAATAGTACCATGGAAGATAAGCCAGAGTACACTTTTTCGTAGAATGCCAACTGGACCTGTTGCTATCAATAACACCAACCTAGTGTCTTAAATCAACTTGGTAAGGGTAAGAAGTAGGGGTGGCAACACGGGAAAGAAGCGAGTCAAGGTCTTCCACATGCACCCTCTACCCTGCCCGCACCATCTTGCTTTTTGATGGTGTGGGCTTTAACAGGATTTTTTTCGGTCACTATTAGGCTTTATTGGTGCAGTGCTCGTCAAATCTTCTCTTATCCGTTTTATTTTAGTGCGCGTCAATGTTTCTGAAACACCCCCTCTATTATTTTTGCTCCATTCTATTTCTTTTTAAATTTGTTATAGGATGAAGATGCCCGTTTGTCACCCCTAGTATTTAAGACACTAAATAAACTATGATATTATATATTGAATCAAACGACTAAATCATGACGATGTCATAGACACAGTGAACAAAGAAGACACACATCGAACCATATGACGATGTCGATTGACTCAACAATATTTAAATCGGACTTGCAGtctttattatttattatttgtCTATTTTTTAAATTCTTCTTATACCTGCAAAATGTCACATCATATAAatataactttttttttatttaatagTTCAATAATAAAAATTTCACCTCTAAAAGGTGAATAAAGAAAATTTCATATGTTCAAAACCACATCCTTGTAACCAAATGTTCCTACAACTATCAACTAAATTGAATAATGAGACTTTACCCTGTATAAGTAACGCAAAAACATAGAGGAATTGTGGATCAACGGGACATTACAATATATAGAGGAATCTCGCATTGAAACTATATTTTGATGAGGTGAAAAATCCTTCCAAAAGGGCACCGTGCCAATTAATTGTCATTGTAAAATTTCTAAGCAAAATAAGTCCGTAGAGACACCTTGCAATTTAGATAACAGACAGAGACAGCTACACAGAGCCACCGTGGCAACTACGCATATAATATGACTATATATGATTTACTTGTTGAAGAAACATCTTTTGGCCTTTTTGAAAAGATACACATCCACACTGATAAATGAAAGTCAATACACCAACTCCCCCATTACAGGAAACGTCAAGACCCCCAAAAAAACACATAAGACAGTTCATTTCATGCAATAAAAAATCTACTTTTATCAGGTGATGTCTGTACACGCAACTGCAGGTGGGAAATGCAACACTGGGAGGTGCAGAGGGTTGGCCTGTCCTACGAACGAAACAGTGTTGAATTTTGAGTGTTTTCTTGCCTCATCACAATTCAATTTGAGAAACTAATTTCTACAATTGCATCCAAAAGAAGAATGCTTGAGGAACATTATGAGGTAAGATTTCATTTCGATTGGTAAGAGTGCCGAGGTGGTCTTCATGTATCTGTCTTAAGTTTGTGTTAGTCATGCATTTTAGTTTTTAAGGCAAAATTTTATTGAACACTACTTAAAAACACAAAAAATGCTATTAGTAGGAAAAACAGATTACACAGGTGACCTATTGCAGAGCTTAACACTTAATTTTTGAGAAAAAAACTAGATATTGTTATACTGTAAAAATCACTGCAAACATATTGAAGCAACAACATCCATAGAAAATACTGAACTCAATTCATCTTCGATTGAGTTTACTCATTTTTTATATCACATATGAAGCCCACTTAGTTCACCAAAGAAACTAGTCCTTCAACTAGGATTCAAACACAGTTCACCAAAGAAACTACATTTCCCCTTTCTTCTTCGACAAAACCCTGCTTATATACAGTGATCATCTTCCACTGGTGTTAAATACTAGTTCAGAGATAAGACCCTTGAATTGAAACTAGTGTTCTCTGATTTGAATTCATAACACATACGGCAGAGTTTGGGACTAAGGGGATTCATACCCTTTATTGACATACATAATGACAGTAGCTGTTGCTAGCCCCTAGCGCCGCCACTCTCTTTTCCAATGATGACACTGGCATACAAGTCCTCTCTTTTACCAAAGACATTTTACTGCAGACGTTGAGTTGTTGGGTTAAATTTAGTTCAAACCAATTCCTTAGCCGACTCCACAATGTGTTGGCATACAAGTCTTCTCTGTCACCAAAGAGATATTTAGTTCAAACCATTCTCTCTTCTCCAAAGATGATATTGGTCATGCTAGCAAGTTATTGATTTGAACTAAATTTAAGCCAACTCTGCCGGACACAATAATGCGTTGGCCCGGCACAGAGTGACACATGAACTGAGCCAACCCAAATTGACAACTAGACTAACGTGCTTAAAAGGGACAACAAAAAGTAGCATTGAGATGCTTCTTTCTGCACATTTATGTAGTATGAAGCATTGAGATGTTTCTTCTGCAGTGTGTTGTTACATTATTCCAGGACATAAGGTAGATGTATAAGTTAATTCTAGAAACAGATAACGAATGAAGCAAAGAAGCATGTTTGAGAGTAGCAATGGGTTAATAAAAGAAGGAGAAGAGTAATGGAATGGAATAAATCATGTAATTTGATAAACAGAAAGATAATAACAAATAAATTTGCAGAAGCAGCTTGCTTACAGAGGAGAAGAGATAGTTGAATAGTAATGAGGATTACCCATGGAAGAAGGTAAAATAGGAACATATtacataaaaaaaaaatagaaatgaATAATTAAAGTTTAGTTTTGTATTGGCAGTGTTGGTTGCCAACTGTTCTATTAGAAGTATTAAGTGCAAGATCACAGGATGCGGAGGAAACCACATGCACTTTGATAAAGCCTAAGATACTGACTTTTCCTTGAATAGTGACGAAAGTGTTTAGGGGCAATGTACCCGAGATGATATCCGAGTAAAGCTGGGAATTGGAGAGCAAACGGTCAGCCATAACGGTGAGGGTGAGGTTGAATCCGTTGGTCCCACCGGAAGATATGTGTCCAGCAGGGATAGGGACTTCACCTATAAGGTGCCCTCTGTAATTGAGTAGCGCAGTGGTGTTTGAGTATTTGAAAGCAACCTTATTAGGGTTCTTGACCGATACATTGACATCGAGGGTTAcattcaaatcaaccttgagTTTTGCTATATCCAAGTGGACGTCGAAGTTTTGTAGCTTGACGGAGTCAACGGTGTTGACAGGATGCTTGGCTTTGAATACAGTGAAAGCGAGAATGAGAATTAGCAATACAATTGCAATGAAAACAATAGTCACCGCGAGACATACTTTTCTCCCTTTGCCAGATCCTACTTTCATCCTGTAAACACAAGAATGGTGTgtttgtttctttctttctttcaATATTGCCCAAAATCAAATGACATGGTGGAAATCTCACCAATTTGGATCTCTTTTTAAAACCCTAAACACAGCGTGCAGTTACGACAGGGACTTGTTCAATACTTTATGGTTTAACGAATGACTTCAATTTCTAACTCTCCTTTTTcttgaaaaataaataaattaaatcaCGAGTGTAACTCAACAATATAGGCAAATAAGTATTAGTCCTATTGTTCCTAGGGTTTTTTTCTCCTCTAAATAAAAACTCCCGTGTTGTTCTTAAATGCGGTTTAGGAGTTATGTACACGTAAACCAAACGATTCAACTCAAATGGATAATCAGCTCCATTAAAAGAACAAATGTTAAAAGACAAAATCAAATTTGAGGTAAAATCATTCTTTTACCTCAATTGTATTCATCTTTTGACTGCATATTTTATTATCTTTCACTTTTAATGGATGATACTACTGTTAATTGTTTGTTTAATATTGTTAAGAAGGAAATTACAAGGTTGGAGAAGTTACTTCTATAACAAGTCAACCGATAACTGATTATAGTATGAACAATTAAGTTGAGTCTAAAATTTTTTAGAGTATCTTATGGATGTTAACTGCATCCAACATTTGGAAGAAGTTGAAATATAAATTTTATCATGGTGATATATTCAGAATCTCAGATATTCAGAAAAACATTCGTACTTTAAAATAGAGTGACTCTTTCATCTCTTCTTACTTcacaaaattaaaaataatatgGAAAGAGTTAGACAACTTTCGCCCCATTCTTGCTTGTGATTGTGCCATATCTTGTATATCCTTTGACAAAATTCGAAGTTATAAAGATTCTGATCAAGTTATTAGAATTTTAAAGGGTTTAAATGACCAATATTTTACTGTTAGGTGTTAGGTCTCAGATTATGTTGATGGATTCTCTATCTAATATTTATAAAGTGTATTCCTTAACAAGAAATACATGTTGTCACCCCTCTTGATGAATCTAAGATCTTAGCTTTCCCTTCTAGTCAATCTCAAGGTATAAGTAATTATTCTTTTCGTGGCAAGAATGTTATAGGTGGTCGAAAATCTGGTGGTAAAGGAAGAGGAATCAAAAATTGCACACATTATGGTATGACTAATCATACCATAGATACATGCTTTAAGAAATGGAACACAAAGATCACCTTAGAAATGATGTGCCAGCTACAAAGATCACTTTATGATTTGAAGCAGACAGGTAGGAAATGAAACACAAAACATACCGAAACTCTTCTTCACTGAGGGTATATTCAATCATAAATAAGTCTAATAGTTCACATTTGACAATGATCTTTGTATATGTAGAAGATTTGGTCTTAGAGGGGAGTGATGTTGATGAGATTATCAACATTAAGACCCTCTTAAATGACAAATTTAACATCAAGTATTTAAGAGTTCTCAATTACGTTCTAAGTTTTGAAGTGCTAGATCAAAGAAGGTATCATATTGTGTCAAAGAAAATACACATTAGATCTCTTACAAGATACATGCTTAATTGAAGTAAAGCCATAAGCCACTCCCCTGCATCCTCACTTGCAACTGCACAAGAGTTATAATAACTTGATTTCTGATCCCACAGATGATTTTCAAGTATTCAAAGGATTGAGGCATGGGAACCCCTTGTCTCCATTCTTACTCTTAATAGCAGCAAAAGGATTCCCAGATCTCTCGTAAACAATGTCATTCGAATTGAATGCTTCAAGGGCTACGTAGTGAATGATTGCCAACATCATCACATACTTTAATACGCAGACGACACGATCTTAATAGGTGAAGGCACATGGAAAAATCTCTGGAGCATCAAGACAATAATACTAAGAAGTTTCGAAAATTTCTTCAAAAGCAAATTGTATGGGATCAACCTTAAGGATAGATTCCTGGAGGCAGCATCATCCTTTCTCTCTTGTAACACAGAGTGCATACCCTTCAATTTCCTCGGCTTACCTATTGGTGCAAACCCCCGGCAACGTGCAACTTGGAAACCGGTGGTGACGATAATGCAGAAAAAGCTTTCGGCATAGAATTGCAGAAACCTCTCCATAGGCGGAAGGGTAACACGTATCAACTCACCTCTAAGTAGCCCCAAAAAGCATTCTGAAGAAAATAAAAGGAACTCAAAAGAACTTCTTGTGGGGATCCAATACTGAACCAAATAAGACTTGTTGGGTTCGTTTGGAGTCATGTCTGTGCGCCTAAAAACAAGTGTGGGCTTGGAGTGAAAGAACTGGAAATATTCAACTTGGCACTCTTAAACAAATGGAAATGGCGCATTCTAACGGATCACAATGCACCATGGCAGTGACTCTTGAAATTCAAATACGGAACACTGCATCAAAAGATTTTGGCTACTACCAACACAACCAATGGAAGAGGTGACTCAATTTGGTGGAAAGACCTCATTCTCGTaggaacaacaacaacaacaccggAAAAGTCCTGGTTCTCAAACAACATTTGTTACAACTTGGGAAATGGTACAGAAATTGACTTTTGAATCGATAAATGGATGGGCTAACAACCTTTCGCCGCACTGTTCCCAACACTCTTCCCCAACAGAATCAAAAACCTAAGCACGGTAGCAGAAAACTACCATTGGATAAACATCAGATGGAGTGTTGCTTTCCCATATGTTTTACAGTTAAATCACATTATGACACTTTGCTGAATTTTCTGTTCTCTTTGCAGCTGGATGTCACACAAAAACAAGTCATAGCAAACATGTGGGAAAACAAAACTCCATCTGAAATCAGTGTGTTCGGGTGGAGAGTTCTCTAAAATCAACATTTGGAAAAGATATTGACAGTACACTTTGTTCATTTTGTGGGATGCAATATGAAGGAAACACACATCTCCTATTTTCTTGCAATAAAGTCAAAGGCATTTGGAATGAAACTCATGAATGGATGGGTATTCTAGTAGACAACAGTGCTGATGCCGCATCACATGGCATACGACATATCCAAAAAAAGCTAGGCGGTTAATATGGTTAGCAACGATTTGGGAAACATGGCTGCTAAGAAATGATATGGTTTTTAGAGGAAGATCAACAGCATTTTCGAAACTTGAGCACAAAATACAAACTAAATTATGAAGTTGGTTGATAAGGAGGACAAAGTTGACAGCAAAATTCGCATTTGAAGATTGAAAGATAGATCGTATTCATTGTTTATGTAACAACTAAACTTTTAGTTAGATAAACCAATTTTAGATTGTGAGTTTCTCCCGCTTGTATTATTATAAGGGTCtttcaataaaaataaaaaaaacatgcACAGCAATAAATGCAGGTCGGTGGATCTGTCCCTGCATGTGGCGTGGGAGTTGCGCAAATATGTTGTTAGTTTTGACTTAAAGCATTTGTTTGTCCCCACAAGTTTAAGGGAAGGCAGGATACATTGCAATTGCAAGATAGAGAAATACAACAATATGGATACAAGTAAGATTAATATTAGTTAATTATGCTATAAAACAAAAAACAATATTACCTAAGTACATATATATACATCTCCTAACAAATCATTATTTATGAACTCTCTTTTTGAATCCTAACTTCATTACACCTGCTACCTATGAAGTCAGAAGTGGTTGCTAAAACTATAGGATCCCACTTTGCCATACCTTCTTCATCTACCAATAAAAGAATGCAGAGAACAAGTTTTTGAATTTGGGAAAAAAATTGAGCTGTATCACATGCAACCAAGCATGACATATTTATTTGATTGTTTGGAGCAAAAGTTGAAGTTTCTGTGCTTGCAAATGAATCTAACATGTGCTCTTTCCTCTTAATGGTTTGATAATTTGGAATGAACAGAGTAAAGTTTGATCGACGCACATAAGTGCACCTGCATTATTGAACTCACCACAATAATTTGGTGCTGAAAATATTGTAACTAATTGCCTGTCTGCAAAGAATTGGTAGCCGTCTTCAACAACCTGATGAGCCCGACATATAAGATCGAGATCATGTTTCTTCAAGAACTCGGTTACTCTGTCGGGTCCGAACGTGTAGGAAACACCACGGTCATTCTCTCCCCAACCTTTTATTTCCGGATCTGGATCGGCCCAAAGGAGGTCGCACAAGAGACCCTGATCAGGCACATCTAATGGCCTTTCTATAGCTTTGATTTGATCCAAGCTCTCCATCTCAGGAGAAAGGCCACCGTGCATGCATATGATTTTATCATCAATCACGGCAGCCACAGGCAAACAATTGAAGCAGTCTGTAAATACCTTCCATAGGCGAACACTGAATCTTCTTTTGCACTCGTCATAAAATCCATAAATTCTATTAATAGATGCACATTCATGGTTTCCTCTGAGAAGGAAAAAGTTCTCAGGATATTTGATCTTGTATGAGAGAAGGAGACATATTGTTTCTATACTTTGTTTTCCTCTGTCGACGTAGTCTCCAAGAAATAGGTAATTCGAATCCGGAGGAAACCCACCGTACTCGAATACTCGCAATAGGTCCGGATATTGGCCGTGTATATCTCCTGGAACGGAATGGAATGAAGA includes these proteins:
- the LOC127120961 gene encoding uncharacterized protein LOC127120961, with translation MDSSSPNGDKIDCQVPVTPEVVKENADFELQSPLTLTVVRKQLNQTTIHSGPKDVLVDSFADTRKNLNDSRSSVVRCLPFRADSRSDLDIFESLHDSLFQFILSKQMEERLLTPMSNVQQDECKSPPPQLRFTGIAHTCPPAPRKLKHQPKAILMELCKKLEF
- the LOC127120962 gene encoding uncharacterized protein LOC127120962, which encodes MKVGSGKGRKVCLAVTIVFIAIVLLILILAFTVFKAKHPVNTVDSVKLQNFDVHLDIAKLKVDLNVTLDVNVSVKNPNKVAFKYSNTTALLNYRGHLIGEVPIPAGHISSGGTNGFNLTLTVMADRLLSNSQLYSDIISGTLPLNTFVTIQGKVSILGFIKVHVVSSASCDLALNTSNRTVGNQHCQYKTKL
- the LOC127120963 gene encoding serine/threonine-protein phosphatase PP1; protein product: MEGLDGLIDKLLETKNNRGKRIQLGESEIRNLCTKAKDVFMNQPNLLELEAPINICGDIHGQYPDLLRVFEYGGFPPDSNYLFLGDYVDRGKQSIETICLLLSYKIKYPENFFLLRGNHECASINRIYGFYDECKRRFSVRLWKVFTDCFNCLPVAAVIDDKIICMHGGLSPEMESLDQIKAIERPLDVPDQGLLCDLLWADPDPEIKGWGENDRGVSYTFGPDRVTEFLKKHDLDLICRAHQVVEDGYQFFADRQLVTIFSAPNYCGEFNNAGALMCVDQTLLCSFQIIKPLRGKSTC